A stretch of the uncultured Cohaesibacter sp. genome encodes the following:
- a CDS encoding 2-oxoacid:acceptor oxidoreductase family protein — MDQKVSKQPVFPGISTVIHGNGAIAQVMGQVCGGVIGYPITPSTEIAELYESFRAGGGVNIWGRHPFFFEPEGEHSAQSGALGAALTGGQYISNASSSQGVLYGLESHYVTVGKKVGGFVMQVAARSVSRHSLNVMAGHDDVYALLQSGYTILFGSNPQEAADLAAISYKVSAMSMVPVTNAMDGFVTSHMMSEVRMPEDELLRAFIGDPNDRIPCPTVAQEMLFGAKGRVFQLKRYLGRHSADMETDVYAKLISFLDAHADAIEKDSEAKLIDETLSLVPAELHDQWRRQWLNAFEKGTRQRVPAQVDIHNPGLTGGVQNQPDYQAGSVDHRTHFVRDVPGFVRDAMAEYSALTGRDYTPLKTFECDDADMVLIGLGSVTDDAEAVAAYLRRQGKKVGVISVKLLQPFPEADLIEALQGKKAVTILERSDVTALTTFVKEALMKAVENRDGIRYPGIPALDVMPKVTTAIFGLGAHDLQPRHLIAAYENMETGQKPFVYLGSQFFVADPSPVIGEMQDKLKAAYPETEMMALETKPNPNLLPEGALRIRFHSVGGYGTIATGKLLTDILANALGLYSKSAPKYGSEKSGAPTNYYITLSPEPVKITNADLEDVEVVISPDHKVFSHSNPLRGLVEGGTFILQSNLSRAEVWRDLPKAFRDTIIKRKINFFVLDGFAIAKKHAPSPELETRMMGIAFIGAVCGRVERVTQGADEKAVLDMVRNQIAKKFGSKGQAVVDGNMAVIRDGLAATRQMDYESDDLAEIAKMPDQVPAFAPSISTSACRIANDSSPVGMFDHDYYEETMASPFRDGSIGEAPVLPGAGMFMPSGTAAAKDKGLFRRSVPVYDPDLCTGCIDCTMVCPDAALPASVLDIDDLLMTAAKEVNMPAAQREVVREYVRTIGAAVRSRYQAGADCQSFAQLVAEAVEALYVESAVVKSNLARIADAVAILPVAKTRPFFDTPEKDHTGSGGLYALAVDPWKCSGCLECIDICGPGALSVQDQDLALLEKLQGEFAFYSKTPSTPQRFIEPAFEPEGDLKRMMLDRDTYYATTGGHGACRGCGEVTAIRQVVSATHALNERRQRSHMRELEALLTQLRAKRQTVTDDAARLARIDGALEVLEKRLFLLESGPTGNGPAPMVVANATGCSSVYASTFPFNPYNDPWVNSLFQDSPALSKGIFEGLSASAAVDFKAIRIAKLELADAYDPATDDAALRNFEWQQFTKAERALMPTVMNISGDGAAYDIGFGALSRLLSSNTPVKVMVLNSGVYSNTGGQASTASLSGQDSDLARFGPAVAGKQEDRKELGLIAAFHPQVFVVQSATAMQGHFLKSLRAYLEETTSPALLDVYTPCQGEHGIADDAAYRRTKLAVEARVSPLFVHDPRAGDTLAERFSLDGNPALDQDWATRSLEYIEDGALKLMDVPVTPADFALDETRFKKQFRPLKDGIEAAPIHDYIDLPMAERGRLVAYVMTTDKNRNLVKMEVGATIVHLVEERRRYWRTLKHLAGLHVVALDKAHKAELASLEAKYNEALDARETSMDSIATGLSELAASSGAPAAAFGLGDALAPSAPAPSGNGAATAPAPAANGSSVPHIHDEDMSQCTDCKTCYEEVPELFELTKIIVDGQAKAVAHTIPGALETVEMTPQLRARLDRVSATCDAEIVK; from the coding sequence ATGGACCAGAAAGTTTCCAAACAACCGGTATTCCCGGGTATTTCGACAGTGATTCATGGCAACGGTGCCATCGCTCAAGTGATGGGCCAGGTATGTGGCGGGGTGATTGGTTATCCGATCACGCCTTCAACCGAGATTGCTGAATTATACGAATCGTTCCGCGCAGGCGGCGGGGTCAATATATGGGGTCGACATCCCTTCTTCTTTGAACCGGAAGGCGAACATTCCGCTCAATCCGGCGCATTGGGCGCAGCCCTCACCGGGGGGCAGTATATTTCCAACGCTTCCTCATCGCAGGGCGTGCTCTACGGACTTGAGTCCCATTATGTAACCGTCGGCAAGAAAGTCGGCGGGTTTGTCATGCAGGTGGCAGCCCGGTCCGTCTCCCGCCATTCTCTCAACGTGATGGCCGGCCACGATGATGTTTATGCCCTTCTGCAATCGGGCTACACCATCCTGTTCGGATCCAACCCACAGGAAGCCGCCGATCTGGCCGCCATTTCCTACAAGGTCAGCGCCATGTCGATGGTGCCGGTGACCAATGCCATGGATGGCTTTGTCACCTCGCATATGATGAGCGAAGTCCGCATGCCGGAAGATGAATTGCTGCGCGCCTTCATCGGTGATCCCAATGACCGCATTCCATGCCCAACCGTCGCTCAGGAAATGCTGTTCGGTGCCAAGGGCCGCGTCTTCCAGCTCAAGCGCTATCTCGGCCGCCACAGCGCTGACATGGAAACCGATGTCTATGCCAAGCTGATCAGCTTCCTTGACGCCCATGCAGACGCAATCGAGAAAGACAGTGAAGCCAAGCTGATCGATGAAACCCTGTCGCTTGTGCCAGCAGAGCTCCATGATCAATGGCGCCGCCAATGGCTCAATGCCTTTGAAAAAGGCACCCGCCAGCGGGTTCCTGCGCAGGTTGATATTCACAATCCGGGCCTGACCGGTGGTGTGCAGAACCAGCCCGATTATCAGGCTGGCAGTGTCGATCACCGCACCCACTTTGTCCGCGATGTACCGGGCTTCGTCCGTGATGCGATGGCCGAATATTCCGCGTTGACAGGGCGTGATTATACCCCGCTCAAGACGTTCGAGTGCGATGATGCAGACATGGTGCTGATCGGCCTTGGCTCGGTCACCGACGATGCCGAAGCCGTTGCCGCCTATCTGCGGCGGCAGGGCAAGAAAGTTGGCGTCATTTCCGTCAAACTGCTTCAGCCTTTCCCAGAAGCCGACCTGATCGAAGCCCTGCAGGGCAAAAAAGCCGTCACCATTCTGGAACGCTCGGATGTGACCGCGCTCACCACTTTCGTCAAGGAAGCCCTGATGAAAGCGGTCGAGAACCGCGACGGCATTCGCTATCCGGGCATCCCGGCCCTTGATGTCATGCCGAAAGTCACCACTGCCATCTTCGGCCTTGGTGCCCATGATCTCCAGCCACGCCATCTGATCGCGGCCTATGAGAATATGGAAACGGGCCAGAAGCCATTTGTTTATCTGGGCAGCCAGTTCTTTGTTGCCGATCCAAGCCCGGTCATCGGCGAGATGCAAGACAAACTGAAAGCCGCCTATCCGGAAACGGAAATGATGGCTTTGGAAACCAAGCCCAACCCGAATTTGCTGCCAGAAGGGGCCTTGCGCATCCGCTTCCATTCGGTCGGCGGTTACGGCACCATCGCCACAGGCAAGCTGTTGACGGACATTCTGGCCAACGCTTTGGGGCTCTATTCCAAATCTGCGCCAAAATATGGCTCGGAGAAGAGCGGCGCGCCAACCAACTATTACATCACCCTCAGCCCCGAACCGGTGAAAATCACCAATGCGGACCTTGAAGATGTCGAAGTGGTGATTTCGCCCGATCACAAGGTCTTCTCCCACTCCAACCCGCTGCGCGGGCTGGTGGAAGGCGGCACCTTCATTCTGCAATCCAATCTCAGCCGCGCTGAAGTCTGGCGTGATCTGCCAAAGGCTTTCCGCGACACGATCATCAAACGCAAAATCAATTTCTTCGTGCTTGACGGTTTCGCCATTGCCAAGAAACATGCGCCATCACCAGAGCTTGAAACCCGCATGATGGGCATTGCCTTCATCGGTGCGGTCTGTGGTCGGGTGGAGCGTGTCACCCAAGGGGCGGACGAAAAAGCTGTCCTCGACATGGTGCGCAATCAGATCGCCAAGAAATTCGGCTCCAAAGGTCAGGCCGTGGTCGATGGCAACATGGCGGTGATTCGCGATGGTCTGGCAGCCACACGCCAGATGGATTACGAATCCGACGATCTGGCGGAAATCGCCAAAATGCCCGATCAGGTGCCAGCCTTTGCGCCGAGCATCTCGACCTCGGCATGCCGGATTGCCAATGATTCCTCACCGGTCGGCATGTTTGACCATGACTATTATGAGGAAACCATGGCCTCGCCATTCCGTGACGGGTCCATCGGCGAAGCACCGGTTCTGCCGGGCGCTGGCATGTTCATGCCGTCCGGCACGGCAGCAGCCAAGGACAAAGGCCTGTTCCGTCGCTCGGTGCCGGTTTATGATCCCGATCTCTGCACCGGTTGTATCGACTGCACCATGGTCTGCCCGGATGCAGCCCTGCCAGCCAGTGTGCTCGACATTGACGATCTCTTGATGACGGCAGCAAAAGAAGTCAACATGCCTGCCGCCCAACGTGAAGTGGTCCGCGAATATGTCCGCACCATTGGTGCAGCGGTCCGCAGCCGCTATCAGGCGGGTGCCGATTGCCAGAGCTTTGCACAACTGGTCGCCGAAGCGGTCGAAGCGCTTTATGTAGAAAGCGCTGTGGTCAAGAGCAATCTGGCCCGCATTGCCGACGCCGTCGCGATCCTGCCGGTCGCCAAGACCCGGCCGTTCTTTGATACACCGGAAAAAGACCATACCGGATCGGGTGGCCTCTATGCACTGGCTGTCGATCCCTGGAAATGCTCCGGCTGTCTGGAATGTATCGACATTTGCGGCCCCGGTGCCTTGTCTGTTCAGGATCAGGATTTGGCCCTGCTGGAGAAACTACAAGGGGAATTTGCCTTCTACAGCAAGACCCCAAGCACGCCACAGCGCTTCATCGAGCCGGCCTTTGAACCGGAAGGTGATCTCAAGCGGATGATGCTTGATCGTGACACCTATTATGCCACCACCGGCGGCCATGGTGCCTGTCGCGGCTGTGGCGAGGTGACCGCGATCCGTCAGGTGGTCTCGGCTACCCATGCGCTGAATGAACGCCGCCAGCGGTCCCATATGCGCGAGCTGGAAGCCCTGCTCACTCAGCTAAGGGCCAAACGCCAGACCGTCACCGATGATGCGGCGCGTCTTGCCCGCATCGATGGGGCACTTGAGGTGCTTGAAAAACGCCTCTTCCTTCTGGAAAGCGGACCAACCGGCAATGGCCCGGCCCCAATGGTGGTGGCCAACGCCACCGGCTGTAGCTCGGTCTATGCCTCGACCTTCCCCTTCAACCCCTATAATGACCCATGGGTGAACAGCCTGTTCCAGGATAGCCCGGCGCTCTCCAAGGGGATTTTTGAAGGGCTTTCAGCGAGTGCTGCGGTGGACTTCAAGGCCATCCGCATTGCCAAGCTCGAACTGGCCGACGCCTATGATCCGGCAACGGATGATGCGGCTTTGCGCAATTTCGAATGGCAACAATTCACCAAGGCTGAACGCGCATTGATGCCAACCGTGATGAATATCTCGGGCGATGGTGCAGCCTATGACATCGGCTTCGGCGCCTTGTCGCGGCTGCTGTCCAGCAACACGCCGGTCAAGGTCATGGTGCTCAATTCCGGGGTCTATTCCAACACCGGTGGACAGGCCTCCACCGCTTCGCTCTCCGGTCAGGATAGCGATCTGGCCCGCTTCGGTCCTGCCGTGGCTGGCAAGCAGGAAGACCGCAAGGAGCTTGGCCTCATTGCCGCCTTCCATCCACAGGTCTTCGTGGTGCAAAGCGCCACTGCGATGCAGGGTCATTTCCTCAAGAGCCTCAGGGCCTATCTTGAAGAAACCACATCGCCTGCCTTGCTCGATGTCTATACCCCTTGCCAAGGGGAACATGGCATCGCCGATGACGCAGCCTATCGCCGCACCAAGCTGGCAGTCGAAGCCCGTGTCAGCCCGCTCTTTGTTCATGATCCGCGGGCCGGTGACACACTGGCCGAACGCTTCTCGCTCGATGGCAACCCGGCGCTGGATCAGGACTGGGCCACCCGCAGCCTTGAATATATCGAGGATGGGGCGCTCAAACTGATGGACGTGCCTGTCACGCCTGCCGACTTCGCCTTGGATGAAACGCGCTTTAAAAAGCAGTTCCGTCCATTGAAGGACGGTATCGAGGCCGCACCAATCCACGACTATATCGACCTGCCGATGGCTGAGCGGGGTCGTCTGGTGGCCTATGTGATGACCACCGACAAAAACCGCAATCTGGTCAAGATGGAAGTGGGTGCCACCATCGTCCATCTGGTTGAGGAACGCCGCCGTTACTGGCGCACCCTCAAGCATCTGGCGGGGCTTCATGTGGTCGCCCTCGACAAGGCCCACAAGGCGGAACTCGCAAGCCTCGAAGCCAAATACAATGAGGCACTTGATGCGCGTGAAACCTCCATGGACAGCATTGCCACCGGCTTGAGCGAGCTGGCGGCATCCTCCGGGGCACCGGCTGCGGCCTTCGGGCTGGGCGATGCCTTGGCTCCGAGCGCTCCGGCACCTTCTGGCAATGGTGCTGCCACAGCACCTGCACCGGCGGCGAATGGCTCCAGCGTGCCTCACATTCATGATGAGGATATGAGCCAGTGCACGGACTGCAAGACCTGTTACGAGGAAGTGCCAGAGCTGTTCGAGCTGACCAAGATCATCGTCGATGGTCAGGCCAAAGCAGTGGCCCACACCATTCCCGGCGCTTTGGAAACGGTTGAAATGACACCGCAACTGCGCGCTCGGCTCGATCGTGTGTCAGCCACCTGTGATGCGGAGATCGTCAAATGA
- a CDS encoding cytochrome ubiquinol oxidase subunit I, with product MEPIYDDLFVNLSRWQFAATALYHFLFVPLTLGLTWILVIMESVYVMTGKEVYRDMTKFWGKLFGINFALGVTTGLTMEFQFGTNWSYYSHYVGDVFGAPLAIEGLMAFFLESTFVGLFFLGWDKLSKRQHLAVTFLTALGSNLSALWILVANGWMQNPAGSEFSAETMRMEMTNFAEVVFNPVAQVKFVHTVAAGYVTASMFVIGISAWYILKGRDLAFAKRSFSVAAGFGLAASLSVIVLGDESGYELGDVQKVKLATIEAEYHTEKAPASFNVVGIPNDKEMRVDYALQIPWAMGLIATRSIDKEVTGIIDLKKQHEVRIRSGMIAYDYLTKLRAGDKSEETIAQFNEHKSDLGYGLLLKRYTDNPMEASEDMIKAAVDDSIPSVPYLFWSFRIMVGFGFLMLFLFGLSFYYNAKRVVEEKRWLLRILVLSIPVPWLACELGWFVAEYGRQPWAIGEVLPTFLAASSLTISDLIFSLVGFLTFYTFLLVIEMWLMVKFARLGPSALHTGRYYHEQHDHSPLAPAE from the coding sequence ATGGAACCTATTTATGACGATCTGTTCGTCAACCTTTCGCGCTGGCAGTTTGCCGCCACTGCGCTTTACCACTTCCTGTTTGTGCCCCTCACTCTGGGCCTGACATGGATTCTCGTGATCATGGAGTCGGTCTATGTAATGACCGGCAAAGAGGTCTATCGGGATATGACCAAATTCTGGGGCAAGTTGTTCGGTATCAACTTTGCACTGGGTGTGACCACCGGCCTGACGATGGAATTTCAGTTCGGCACCAACTGGTCCTACTATTCACACTATGTCGGCGACGTGTTCGGCGCGCCGTTGGCGATCGAAGGCTTGATGGCCTTCTTCCTTGAATCGACCTTTGTCGGCCTGTTCTTCCTTGGCTGGGACAAGCTTTCCAAGCGCCAGCATCTGGCGGTGACCTTCCTTACCGCTCTTGGCTCGAACCTGTCGGCCTTGTGGATTCTGGTTGCCAATGGCTGGATGCAAAATCCGGCAGGCTCTGAATTCTCCGCCGAAACCATGCGCATGGAAATGACCAACTTCGCTGAAGTTGTTTTCAACCCTGTCGCACAGGTGAAATTCGTGCATACGGTTGCCGCGGGTTATGTCACGGCCTCGATGTTCGTGATCGGTATTTCCGCGTGGTATATCCTCAAGGGCCGCGATCTGGCCTTTGCCAAACGGTCCTTCTCGGTTGCTGCGGGCTTCGGTCTTGCTGCGTCGCTGTCGGTCATTGTTTTGGGCGACGAGTCCGGTTACGAGCTGGGCGATGTGCAAAAGGTAAAACTGGCGACCATCGAAGCGGAATATCATACTGAAAAAGCACCAGCCTCCTTCAATGTCGTCGGTATCCCGAACGACAAGGAAATGCGGGTTGATTATGCGCTTCAGATCCCGTGGGCCATGGGCCTGATTGCCACGCGCTCGATCGATAAAGAGGTCACGGGCATCATCGATCTGAAAAAGCAGCATGAGGTGCGAATCCGCTCTGGCATGATCGCTTATGACTATCTGACCAAGCTTCGCGCTGGCGACAAGTCAGAAGAGACCATAGCGCAGTTCAATGAACACAAGAGCGATCTTGGCTATGGCTTGCTGCTCAAGCGCTATACAGACAATCCGATGGAAGCAAGCGAGGACATGATCAAGGCAGCGGTTGATGATTCGATCCCTTCCGTGCCCTATCTCTTCTGGAGTTTCCGCATCATGGTCGGCTTCGGCTTTTTGATGCTGTTCCTGTTCGGCCTGTCTTTCTATTACAATGCCAAACGGGTCGTCGAGGAAAAGCGGTGGCTGTTGCGCATTCTCGTCTTGTCCATCCCCGTGCCATGGCTCGCTTGTGAGCTTGGCTGGTTCGTGGCCGAATATGGTCGCCAGCCATGGGCAATCGGTGAGGTTCTGCCAACCTTCCTTGCCGCTTCCAGCCTGACGATCAGCGATCTGATCTTCTCGCTTGTCGGTTTCCTCACCTTCTACACCTTCCTGCTGGTCATCGAAATGTGGCTGATGGTGAAATTCGCACGTCTGGGGCCGAGCGCCCTGCATACGGGCCGCTATTACCATGAGCAACATGACCACTCCCCTCTGGCACCTGCCGAATGA
- the cydB gene encoding cytochrome d ubiquinol oxidase subunit II, whose product MLLDYEVLKLAWWALVGVLLIGFAITDGMDMGVGNLLPFLGKNDVERRIIINTVGPHWDGNQVWFITAGGAIFAAWPAVYAAAFSGFYMAMLLVLFALFFRPVGFDYRSKIDNPKWRNAWDWGLFAGGFIPSLIFGVAFGNLLQGVTFHLDEFLRVTYDAKFIWALLPLLNPFAILAGLVSVAMLTGHGSTWLQMRADMSIAKRAQTMGVVFGVATSALFALAGLWIWIGNFDYFVIVSQPPHDALPNPLAKEVAMQAGALFNIYQDYPIAMLAPALGIFAPLLMALMSRIGRGGFAFTFSAFGMAGIISTAGLSMFPFIMPSISDPVSSLTIWDAPSSHLTLTVMFWAAVIFVPIVLSYTIWCYVRMWGRVTLEEIDARSHSAY is encoded by the coding sequence ATGCTACTTGATTATGAAGTACTGAAACTGGCCTGGTGGGCGCTCGTGGGTGTGTTGCTCATCGGGTTCGCCATCACCGATGGCATGGATATGGGGGTTGGCAATCTGTTGCCATTCCTCGGCAAGAATGATGTGGAACGCCGCATCATCATCAATACGGTCGGACCGCACTGGGATGGCAACCAGGTCTGGTTCATCACCGCAGGCGGGGCAATCTTCGCCGCTTGGCCTGCTGTTTATGCAGCGGCTTTTTCCGGCTTTTATATGGCCATGTTGCTGGTGCTGTTTGCCCTTTTCTTCCGGCCGGTCGGTTTTGACTATCGCTCGAAGATCGACAATCCAAAATGGCGCAATGCATGGGACTGGGGATTGTTTGCCGGTGGTTTCATCCCATCGCTGATTTTTGGTGTGGCCTTTGGCAATCTGCTGCAAGGCGTGACCTTCCATCTGGATGAATTCCTGCGGGTTACCTACGATGCCAAATTCATTTGGGCTCTGCTGCCGTTGCTCAATCCATTTGCCATTCTGGCGGGTCTTGTCTCGGTTGCGATGCTGACCGGGCATGGCTCGACATGGTTGCAAATGCGCGCAGATATGTCGATTGCCAAGCGTGCCCAGACCATGGGCGTGGTTTTCGGGGTTGCGACCAGCGCCCTGTTCGCCTTGGCCGGTCTTTGGATCTGGATTGGCAATTTCGATTATTTCGTCATTGTTAGCCAGCCACCGCATGATGCGCTTCCCAACCCACTGGCCAAGGAAGTAGCCATGCAAGCGGGTGCCCTGTTCAATATCTATCAGGATTATCCGATTGCCATGCTGGCTCCAGCTTTGGGCATTTTCGCGCCGCTACTGATGGCTCTGATGAGCCGGATTGGCCGGGGCGGCTTTGCCTTTACCTTCAGCGCATTTGGTATGGCGGGTATCATTTCGACCGCCGGTCTGTCGATGTTCCCCTTCATCATGCCATCGATCAGTGATCCGGTATCATCGCTGACCATCTGGGACGCACCATCCAGCCATCTCACCCTGACGGTGATGTTCTGGGCGGCAGTGATCTTCGTGCCGATCGTGCTCAGCTACACCATCTGGTGTTATGTGCGCATGTGGGGCCGGGTGACGCTGGAAGAAATCGACGCCCGTTCGCATTCGGCTTATTAA
- the cydX gene encoding cytochrome bd-I oxidase subunit CydX — translation MWYFAWILGLTAALSIGIINVMWYEAQDSFNDEEKAKEA, via the coding sequence ATGTGGTACTTCGCCTGGATTCTGGGGCTGACAGCGGCCCTTTCCATCGGCATCATCAATGTCATGTGGTACGAAGCCCAAGACAGCTTCAATGACGAAGAAAAGGCCAAAGAGGCCTGA
- the cydD gene encoding thiol reductant ABC exporter subunit CydD, translated as MSKANLSRYLKREAKRIEHPIRWSIGLSFMSGLLLIGQMGMIASVISDVLTKAAGLSDVIVPLCLLPLLFLARAFLSYSAERLALNAAIDLKHDLRGRLLKRLIAKGPIRSRESDSATGNQVTMLTEGIEALERYFARYLPAMVMMVLLPVAILVVTLVRDWLSALVMVVTAPLIPFFMILIGKGTEKLNQKQWRKLAVLSAHFLDMIQGLTTLKWFNASRREAASVSRMADDYRRTTMSVLRVAFLSSLVLEFFATISIAIIAVFIGFRLLYGEMSFYDGFYVLLLAPDFYLPLRQMGSHYHARMEAVGAAEQFVELMEAKEEQEPATAPLPDPYKAGLSLAFEHVRFTYDDGSIALRDVSFVLSPGQKLALVGPSGSGKSTILDLLLGLIQPTEGRILVNGVDLSHLPMDLWRQQLGYLPQTPTLFSGSIADAIRYGCPDAPMEAIIEAARQADSHDFISALPESYDTLMQEKGVGLSGGQIQRIAIARALLRNAPLMLLDEPSAHLDRETEGKITEALSHLLEDRTAITIAHRLGTIRKADLILVLEGGAVVESGTHSQLMEANGSYQRLVAAGFAAHDIALTGEANHG; from the coding sequence ATGTCCAAAGCCAATCTCTCCCGCTATCTCAAGCGCGAAGCCAAACGGATCGAACATCCAATCCGCTGGTCCATCGGTTTGAGCTTCATGAGCGGATTGTTGCTGATCGGCCAGATGGGAATGATTGCCAGCGTCATTTCCGATGTACTGACCAAAGCGGCGGGTCTTTCGGACGTCATCGTGCCGCTCTGCCTGTTGCCATTGCTCTTTCTGGCACGGGCTTTTCTGTCTTACAGCGCGGAGCGACTGGCACTGAATGCGGCGATTGATCTCAAGCATGATCTGCGTGGGCGGTTGCTCAAACGACTGATTGCCAAAGGACCGATCCGCAGCCGCGAGAGCGACAGCGCAACCGGCAATCAGGTCACCATGTTGACCGAGGGAATCGAGGCGCTGGAAAGATATTTCGCCCGCTATTTGCCCGCCATGGTGATGATGGTCCTGTTGCCCGTGGCCATTCTGGTGGTGACTTTGGTGCGCGACTGGTTGTCGGCTCTGGTGATGGTGGTGACTGCCCCGCTGATCCCGTTTTTCATGATCCTGATTGGCAAGGGCACGGAAAAGCTTAACCAAAAGCAATGGCGCAAACTGGCGGTCCTGTCAGCGCATTTTCTTGACATGATCCAGGGGCTGACGACGCTCAAATGGTTCAACGCTTCCCGGCGTGAGGCCGCAAGCGTGTCGCGGATGGCCGATGATTATCGACGCACCACCATGAGCGTGCTGCGCGTTGCCTTTCTGTCCTCGCTGGTGCTGGAATTCTTCGCCACCATTTCCATTGCCATCATCGCGGTCTTTATCGGCTTTCGCCTGCTTTATGGGGAAATGAGTTTTTATGACGGCTTTTATGTGCTGTTGCTGGCGCCGGATTTCTATTTGCCGCTGCGCCAGATGGGCAGCCATTATCATGCCCGAATGGAAGCGGTTGGCGCAGCCGAACAATTTGTCGAGCTGATGGAAGCAAAAGAGGAGCAAGAGCCAGCCACGGCGCCCCTCCCCGACCCCTATAAGGCGGGTCTATCGTTGGCCTTTGAGCATGTGCGGTTTACTTATGATGATGGCTCGATTGCTCTGCGGGACGTTTCCTTTGTGCTTTCCCCCGGACAAAAGCTGGCTTTGGTCGGACCATCGGGTTCGGGCAAAAGCACAATCCTTGATTTGCTGCTTGGGCTGATCCAGCCAACCGAAGGCCGTATTCTGGTCAATGGGGTGGATCTGTCTCATCTGCCGATGGATCTTTGGCGCCAGCAGCTTGGCTATCTACCGCAAACACCAACGCTCTTTTCCGGCTCGATTGCCGACGCGATCCGCTATGGATGTCCAGATGCGCCGATGGAAGCAATCATCGAGGCGGCACGGCAGGCAGACAGTCATGATTTCATTTCAGCGCTGCCAGAGAGCTATGACACCCTGATGCAGGAAAAAGGTGTTGGGCTATCGGGCGGGCAAATCCAGCGCATTGCCATTGCGCGCGCCCTGTTGCGCAACGCGCCCTTGATGCTGCTTGATGAACCCTCGGCCCATCTGGACCGGGAAACAGAAGGCAAAATCACTGAGGCGCTCAGCCATTTGCTGGAAGACAGGACCGCAATCACCATCGCCCATCGCCTCGGCACCATTCGAAAGGCAGATCTCATCCTTGTGCTTGAGGGTGGGGCGGTTGTCGAAAGTGGCACCCACAGCCAGCTGATGGAGGCCAACGGCTCTTACCAACGGCTGGTCGCGGCGGGCTTTGCTGCTCACGACATTGCTCTGACCGGGGAGGCAAATCATGGCTGA